A genome region from Flavobacterium sp. CFS9 includes the following:
- a CDS encoding GH92 family glycosyl hydrolase produces the protein MTRINCKNFVFGLSFLIFGYTANAQKKTIEKRDLIQYVDPMIGTAKMGHTYPGATVPFGSVQLSPETDTIAYSTNGKYNGDVYKYCAGYQYEDKTIVGFSHTHFSGTGHSDLGDFLIMPTTGKLQLNPGVASKPLSGYRSAFSHATEKAEPAYYSVLLEDHKIKAELTATTRVGMHQYTFPKSEDAHIILDLTSGIYNYDKKNVWTFVRVENDTLITGYRQTNGWARTRTVYFAMSFSKPIKNYGQAPLEKSVYRGFWGRFDQTKNFPEMAGQNLKLFFDFNTEEGEKIKIKMALSPVSSAGAVENMKKEVPGWDFEKVKKQSQEVWNNELNKIQVETLQKEDLVNFYTAMYHAFLGPTEYIDLDGNYKGLDMNVHKAENFKNYTSYSLWDTYRALHPLFNIVQPSRNSDMISSMLAHSDQSVHKMLPIWSHYANENWCMIGYHSVSVIADAIVKGNTNFDPEKALEACVKTAKVPYYDGLEYYMTKGYVPEDKNGASVSKTLEYAYDDWAIAQAAKKLGKTEIYNEFINRSKNYKNVYDTQTGFMRPKLNDGTFKKEFDPLDTHGQGFIEGNSWNYSLYVPQDPADMIQMMGGNEKFKVRLDSLFNMHLPDKYFENTEDITRDGIIGNYVHGNEPSHHVVYLYNWTNSPWKAQDKIRMILKKMYRNGADGLGGNDDFGQMSAWYIFSSLGFYPVAPGSDEYALGSPLVKKAAFNLENGKKFEVETINQSDKNVFVSKVILNGKQLNRPFLKHVDVINGGKITFYMSAKPNKSYGL, from the coding sequence ATGACTAGAATAAACTGTAAAAATTTTGTTTTTGGATTATCCTTTTTAATATTCGGTTATACCGCTAATGCTCAGAAAAAAACAATTGAGAAACGAGATCTGATTCAGTATGTTGATCCTATGATTGGTACCGCCAAAATGGGACATACCTATCCCGGAGCAACAGTTCCGTTTGGAAGTGTACAGTTAAGTCCTGAAACCGATACAATTGCTTACAGTACAAATGGAAAATATAACGGAGATGTCTATAAGTATTGTGCCGGATATCAATACGAAGATAAAACGATCGTAGGTTTTAGTCATACGCATTTTAGCGGAACTGGACATTCTGATTTGGGTGACTTTTTAATTATGCCCACAACCGGAAAGCTGCAGCTAAATCCCGGTGTCGCTTCAAAACCATTATCCGGCTATCGATCAGCATTTTCTCATGCTACCGAAAAAGCAGAGCCCGCTTACTACAGTGTACTTTTGGAAGATCATAAAATCAAAGCCGAACTTACTGCAACAACCCGCGTAGGAATGCATCAATACACCTTTCCAAAATCAGAGGATGCACATATCATTTTAGATCTGACTTCGGGGATTTACAATTACGATAAAAAGAATGTATGGACATTTGTTCGGGTAGAGAACGATACTTTGATTACCGGATATCGTCAGACCAATGGCTGGGCGAGAACCAGAACCGTATATTTTGCGATGAGTTTTAGCAAACCCATTAAAAATTACGGACAGGCTCCATTGGAAAAAAGTGTGTACAGAGGTTTTTGGGGAAGATTTGATCAAACCAAAAACTTTCCCGAAATGGCTGGTCAGAACTTAAAATTGTTCTTTGATTTTAATACAGAAGAAGGAGAGAAAATAAAAATAAAAATGGCCCTGTCTCCCGTGAGTTCTGCCGGTGCAGTTGAAAACATGAAAAAAGAAGTTCCGGGTTGGGATTTCGAAAAAGTAAAAAAACAAAGTCAGGAAGTCTGGAATAACGAGTTAAACAAAATTCAGGTAGAAACCCTTCAGAAAGAAGATTTAGTGAATTTTTATACCGCAATGTACCATGCCTTTTTAGGTCCTACAGAATACATCGATTTAGACGGGAACTATAAAGGTTTGGATATGAATGTTCATAAAGCTGAAAACTTTAAAAACTATACCAGTTACTCTTTATGGGATACTTATCGCGCTTTGCATCCGCTATTCAATATAGTACAGCCTTCCCGAAATTCAGATATGATTAGTTCTATGCTGGCACATTCCGATCAAAGTGTCCACAAGATGCTGCCGATTTGGTCGCATTATGCCAATGAAAATTGGTGCATGATTGGTTATCATTCCGTTTCTGTAATTGCCGATGCCATCGTAAAAGGCAATACCAATTTCGATCCTGAGAAAGCGCTTGAGGCCTGTGTAAAAACAGCAAAAGTACCTTATTATGACGGATTGGAATATTATATGACAAAAGGTTATGTTCCCGAAGATAAAAATGGAGCCTCAGTTTCAAAAACACTCGAATATGCTTATGATGACTGGGCGATTGCACAGGCTGCAAAGAAGTTAGGTAAAACGGAAATTTATAATGAATTCATCAATCGATCTAAAAATTATAAAAACGTTTACGATACCCAAACGGGATTCATGCGTCCGAAGTTAAACGACGGAACTTTCAAAAAAGAATTTGATCCGTTGGATACACACGGTCAGGGATTTATTGAAGGAAATTCTTGGAATTACAGTTTGTATGTTCCGCAGGATCCTGCTGATATGATTCAAATGATGGGAGGAAATGAGAAATTTAAAGTTCGATTAGATTCTTTATTCAACATGCATTTGCCGGATAAATATTTTGAAAACACGGAAGACATCACCAGAGATGGAATCATTGGGAACTATGTACACGGAAACGAGCCTTCGCATCATGTCGTTTATTTGTACAATTGGACCAATTCACCTTGGAAAGCGCAGGACAAAATTAGAATGATCCTGAAGAAAATGTACCGAAACGGAGCTGACGGTTTGGGAGGGAATGATGATTTTGGACAAATGAGCGCCTGGTATATTTTCAGCAGCTTAGGATTTTATCCTGTAGCACCTGGTTCTGATGAATACGCATTAGGAAGTCCGTTAGTGAAAAAGGCAGCTTTTAATCTGGAAAACGGAAAGAAATTTGAAGTAGAAACCATCAATCAATCCGATAAAAATGTGTTTGTAAGCAAGGTAATTCTAAACGGAAAACAATTAAACAGGCCATTTCTGAAACATGTTGATGTGATAAACGGAGGCAAGATCACATTTTATATGAGCGCTAAACCTAATAAGAGTTATGGGTTATGA
- a CDS encoding peptidase M61 — translation MKKIIYTLALAVTLWSCKTGSSSSTAKNNVVDVNINLVDVKDDKVLVTVTPPKIKTDEVIYSIPKTVPGTYSTDNYGKYSGDFKAFDAKGNELAVKRIDDNSWSISDAKKLKKVTYLVGDTFDTEKGTGFGNDDVFSPAGTNINAGVNFLVNTHGFVGYFKDKLEIPYKVTITHPETLWGATSMTDEDASKTSDVFTTSRYAVLVENPIMYSKPDYTTFNVNGMDILIAVYSPTGKFTAESITPEMKTMMTAQKNFLGKVNATKKYTVLLYLSSMAKDDAHGFGALEHPTATTVVLPESMPKEKLVESMKDVVSHEFFHIVTPLTIHSKEIQFFDYNAPKMSEHLWMYEGVTEYFANLFQINQGLINEAEFYNRIADKIEQAKGLNDTMSFTVMSKNVLDQPYKDQYLNVYQKGALIGMCIDIIIREKSNGERGILDLMHKLSNEYGVEKPFNDSELFAKVTELTYPEVGEFLNKYVAGTTPIPYDFYLAKVGVAKTSEKVPAPVFIKGKTPYIGVDKATKAINVRSNIDLNVFFTNLNLKGGDIILAVNDKAYNFDNIYDLIGESDNWKENDPITIKIKRAGVEQTIKGTVKVPFEEKETFKATDASKEKLKNAWLKG, via the coding sequence ATGAAGAAAATAATTTACACCTTAGCGCTTGCAGTTACACTTTGGAGCTGTAAAACAGGGAGTTCCTCCAGTACCGCAAAAAACAATGTGGTAGACGTAAACATTAATCTAGTTGATGTAAAAGACGACAAAGTTCTGGTAACTGTAACCCCTCCGAAAATAAAAACTGACGAAGTAATTTACAGTATCCCAAAAACGGTTCCGGGAACTTATTCTACAGATAATTACGGTAAATACTCCGGTGATTTTAAAGCTTTTGATGCCAAAGGAAATGAATTAGCTGTAAAAAGAATTGATGACAACTCCTGGTCTATTTCAGATGCAAAAAAATTAAAAAAAGTAACCTATTTAGTAGGAGATACTTTTGATACTGAAAAAGGGACAGGATTTGGAAATGATGACGTATTTTCTCCTGCCGGAACAAATATCAATGCGGGCGTTAATTTCTTAGTTAACACCCACGGTTTTGTAGGTTACTTTAAGGATAAGTTAGAAATTCCGTATAAAGTTACAATCACACATCCTGAAACGCTTTGGGGAGCCACTTCAATGACAGATGAAGATGCCAGCAAAACAAGTGACGTTTTTACCACTTCCCGCTATGCTGTTTTAGTCGAAAATCCGATCATGTACTCTAAACCTGATTATACGACTTTCAACGTAAATGGAATGGATATTTTAATCGCCGTTTATTCTCCAACCGGAAAGTTTACAGCCGAAAGTATCACTCCTGAAATGAAGACGATGATGACAGCGCAAAAAAACTTTTTAGGCAAAGTAAACGCAACAAAAAAATACACGGTCTTATTGTACCTGTCAAGTATGGCTAAAGACGATGCCCACGGTTTTGGAGCATTGGAGCACCCAACTGCTACAACGGTTGTTTTACCGGAATCTATGCCTAAAGAAAAGCTGGTAGAATCAATGAAAGATGTAGTTTCGCATGAATTTTTCCACATCGTGACTCCATTGACCATTCACTCTAAAGAAATACAGTTTTTTGATTACAATGCTCCAAAAATGTCAGAACATTTATGGATGTACGAAGGAGTAACAGAGTATTTTGCCAACCTGTTTCAAATCAATCAGGGGCTAATTAACGAAGCTGAATTTTACAACCGTATTGCCGACAAAATTGAACAGGCAAAAGGCTTAAACGATACCATGTCATTTACTGTAATGAGTAAAAATGTATTGGATCAGCCTTATAAAGATCAATACTTAAATGTATATCAAAAAGGAGCTTTGATTGGAATGTGTATTGACATTATCATCAGAGAAAAAAGCAATGGAGAGAGAGGAATTCTGGATCTAATGCACAAATTATCGAACGAATATGGTGTTGAGAAACCATTTAACGATAGCGAGCTTTTCGCTAAAGTAACTGAATTGACTTATCCTGAGGTTGGTGAATTCTTAAACAAATATGTGGCAGGAACTACTCCTATTCCGTATGACTTTTATTTAGCAAAAGTAGGTGTGGCTAAAACTTCTGAAAAAGTTCCTGCACCAGTTTTCATCAAAGGCAAAACTCCATACATTGGAGTTGACAAAGCTACCAAAGCCATAAATGTTCGTTCTAATATCGATTTGAATGTCTTTTTTACTAATTTAAATCTTAAAGGAGGTGATATCATTCTTGCCGTAAACGATAAGGCGTACAATTTTGATAACATTTATGATCTAATTGGTGAAAGTGATAACTGGAAGGAAAATGACCCAATTACGATTAAAATAAAACGTGCCGGTGTTGAACAAACTATCAAAGGAACTGTAAAAGTACCGTTTGAAGAAAAAGAGACTTTTAAAGCAACAGACGCTTCAAAGGAAAAACTAAAAAATGCCTGGTTGAAAGGATAA
- a CDS encoding DUF2805 domain-containing protein, with translation MKKSNRKELNWEQTEKIVSLALEEKNPFEIIKKEFGLAEKEILEIMKKKMPLEKFEMWKKKAIANKPKPKPIKIDDFDEDLDGKYYIKNKLD, from the coding sequence ATGAAAAAGAGTAACCGCAAAGAATTGAATTGGGAACAAACTGAAAAAATTGTTTCGTTAGCCTTAGAAGAAAAAAATCCATTTGAAATCATAAAAAAAGAATTTGGATTGGCAGAAAAAGAAATTCTGGAAATCATGAAGAAGAAAATGCCTCTTGAAAAATTTGAGATGTGGAAAAAAAAGGCCATTGCCAATAAGCCAAAACCAAAACCGATTAAAATAGACGATTTTGACGAGGATTTGGATGGCAAATATTATATAAAAAATAAACTAGACTAA
- a CDS encoding sterol desaturase family protein, with amino-acid sequence MNDIIAYFSTIPSSHRSLILVGGITFFWMIENTFPLFRMHYRKWQHAGINFFLTFTTIIVNFVLAFILIKTANWTIENHFGLLQWLPALPLWLYTIIGLLLLDLIGAYTPHYVQHRFKFLWRFHLVHHTDTWIDTTSANRHHPGESIIRFIFTTVGVLIIGSPMWMVFLYQTLSVISTQFTHANISLPQKLDTYLSYFIVSPNMHKVHHHYVLPYTDSNYGNIFSVWDRLFNTFTTLPKDKIIYGVDTHMAIEENNNLKNLLKIPFQKSRSAKNS; translated from the coding sequence ATGAATGATATTATTGCCTATTTCAGTACAATTCCGTCTTCGCACAGAAGCTTAATTCTGGTTGGTGGAATTACCTTTTTTTGGATGATCGAAAATACTTTTCCCCTGTTCCGGATGCATTATAGAAAATGGCAGCATGCGGGAATCAATTTTTTCCTGACTTTCACTACTATTATTGTCAATTTTGTTTTGGCTTTTATTTTAATTAAAACAGCAAACTGGACGATTGAAAACCACTTCGGACTATTGCAATGGTTACCTGCTTTACCACTTTGGCTTTACACCATCATTGGTTTGCTCTTGTTGGATTTAATTGGTGCCTATACGCCTCATTATGTACAGCACAGGTTCAAATTTTTATGGCGCTTTCATCTCGTTCACCACACCGATACCTGGATTGATACTACATCTGCAAATCGACATCACCCCGGAGAAAGCATTATTCGTTTTATCTTTACGACCGTTGGCGTTTTAATCATTGGAAGCCCAATGTGGATGGTTTTTCTTTACCAGACTTTATCCGTTATTTCGACACAGTTTACTCATGCCAATATATCATTGCCTCAAAAGCTAGACACTTATCTAAGTTATTTTATCGTTTCTCCCAATATGCACAAAGTACACCATCATTATGTTCTGCCCTACACAGATAGTAATTATGGCAACATTTTTTCAGTTTGGGACCGTCTGTTTAACACTTTCACCACTTTACCCAAAGACAAAATAATTTATGGCGTAGATACCCACATGGCTATTGAAGAAAACAACAATTTGAAAAATTTATTAAAAATACCGTTTCAAAAATCGAGATCCGCAAAAAACAGTTAA
- a CDS encoding GlsB/YeaQ/YmgE family stress response membrane protein has product MEFLYFLLIGAISGWLAGQIWKGAGFGLLGNIVVGIVGGIIGGWIAGKLGIGGGGLLWQIIIAVGGAWVLLFIISLIKKA; this is encoded by the coding sequence ATGGAATTTTTATATTTTTTACTTATTGGTGCCATATCAGGATGGCTTGCAGGTCAGATCTGGAAAGGCGCAGGTTTTGGGCTATTAGGTAATATCGTCGTAGGAATTGTTGGCGGTATTATTGGTGGCTGGATTGCCGGTAAATTAGGTATCGGCGGTGGCGGACTTCTTTGGCAAATTATAATTGCTGTTGGAGGAGCCTGGGTATTACTGTTCATTATCAGCTTAATCAAAAAAGCATAA
- the aqpZ gene encoding aquaporin Z, which translates to MKKLFAEFFGTFWLVFGGCGSAIFAAGIPDLGIGFAGVALAFGLTVLTMAYAVGHISGGHFNPAVSFGLWAGGRFPAKDLIPYIVAQCVGALAAAGTLFTIASGKAGFVIDNTKAGAFASNGFGAFSPDGYSLQSAFIAEFVLTLFFLLVILGATDKFANGRFAGIAIGFALTLIHLISIPITNTSVNPARSLSQAIFVGGEPLSQVWLFWAAPILGAIVAGFIYKTVLQNHAEA; encoded by the coding sequence ATGAAAAAATTATTTGCAGAGTTTTTTGGAACTTTTTGGCTGGTTTTTGGAGGTTGTGGAAGCGCAATTTTTGCAGCCGGAATTCCCGACTTAGGAATCGGATTTGCGGGTGTTGCACTGGCTTTTGGTTTAACAGTACTTACAATGGCTTATGCCGTAGGACATATTTCAGGAGGCCACTTTAATCCGGCTGTTTCTTTTGGTTTATGGGCAGGCGGCAGATTTCCTGCAAAAGACTTAATTCCTTACATAGTGGCACAATGCGTTGGTGCTCTTGCAGCCGCAGGAACTTTATTTACCATTGCATCAGGAAAAGCAGGTTTTGTCATTGATAACACCAAAGCAGGAGCTTTTGCTTCTAATGGTTTTGGAGCCTTCTCCCCTGACGGATATTCCCTGCAATCTGCTTTTATCGCTGAGTTTGTACTAACCTTGTTTTTCTTATTAGTAATTTTAGGAGCTACAGATAAATTTGCCAACGGAAGATTTGCCGGTATTGCAATTGGATTTGCTTTAACCTTAATACACCTAATCAGTATTCCAATTACTAATACTTCTGTAAATCCTGCAAGATCATTATCTCAGGCTATTTTTGTTGGTGGAGAACCACTTTCTCAAGTCTGGCTGTTTTGGGCAGCTCCAATTCTGGGTGCTATTGTAGCAGGTTTCATCTATAAAACGGTACTGCAAAATCACGCCGAAGCTTAA
- a CDS encoding DoxX family protein produces MNLPWHLYLMASLYIIAGFNHFRKPGMYLRIIPPFFSNPKLINILSGVAEVIFGILLMIPVTSHFGAWGIIATLIAVFPSNLYMYQNKKASFGLPKWILFIRLPIQIVLILWAYQYTF; encoded by the coding sequence ATGAATTTACCCTGGCATTTATATTTAATGGCTTCGCTTTATATTATTGCCGGATTCAATCATTTCAGAAAACCGGGAATGTACCTTAGGATCATTCCCCCATTCTTTTCAAATCCTAAATTAATAAATATTTTAAGTGGTGTTGCCGAGGTTATCTTCGGCATACTCCTCATGATTCCTGTTACCTCTCATTTTGGTGCATGGGGAATTATAGCTACTTTAATTGCTGTATTCCCTTCCAATCTTTATATGTATCAGAATAAAAAAGCAAGTTTTGGTTTACCCAAGTGGATTTTGTTTATACGCTTGCCCATTCAGATTGTCTTGATTTTGTGGGCATACCAATATACTTTTTAA
- a CDS encoding DMT family transporter, protein MSQNNVLKGVFLVALGATTYGMLATFVKMAYTEGYTTAEVTTSQFVLGIIGILLINTFQKLKHKDNVVKATPKNIFSLMLAGTSLGMTSLFYYLAVKYIPVSIGIVLLMQTVWIGVLLEMILEKKLPSRQKVFSVFIVLIGTVLATNILHNEIELDWRGLAWGMLAAASFTTTMFTANRVATGISSAQRSLYMLFGGSIIVFSFAFATQVTPFNLAIFAKWGIVLALFGTIIPPMLMNLGFPLTGIGLGSIVSALELPVSVTMAYVLLGEEVILTQWIGIILIILAIVIMNVNFKRKNS, encoded by the coding sequence ATGTCACAAAACAACGTATTAAAAGGAGTATTTTTAGTAGCCTTAGGAGCTACAACTTATGGAATGTTAGCCACTTTCGTAAAAATGGCCTACACAGAAGGATATACTACTGCCGAAGTAACCACTTCTCAATTTGTATTAGGAATCATTGGTATTTTACTAATCAATACATTCCAAAAACTAAAACATAAAGACAATGTTGTAAAAGCTACTCCAAAAAATATATTCAGCTTAATGCTTGCCGGTACTTCATTAGGAATGACCAGTTTGTTTTATTATCTGGCGGTAAAATATATCCCTGTTTCCATTGGTATCGTTTTACTAATGCAAACTGTCTGGATAGGTGTTTTACTTGAAATGATCTTAGAAAAGAAATTACCTTCCAGACAAAAAGTATTTTCAGTATTTATTGTTCTTATCGGTACTGTTTTAGCCACTAATATTCTACACAACGAAATCGAACTGGACTGGAGAGGACTTGCTTGGGGAATGCTGGCAGCTGCCTCTTTTACCACTACTATGTTTACCGCCAATCGCGTTGCAACCGGAATCTCGTCAGCACAACGTAGTTTGTATATGCTGTTTGGAGGTTCTATTATCGTATTTTCATTTGCCTTCGCAACTCAGGTTACTCCTTTTAACCTTGCCATATTTGCAAAATGGGGAATCGTATTGGCTTTATTCGGAACTATCATTCCTCCGATGTTAATGAATCTTGGATTTCCATTAACGGGAATTGGTCTTGGAAGCATCGTTTCTGCCCTTGAACTGCCGGTTTCGGTAACCATGGCCTATGTTTTGCTAGGTGAAGAAGTAATCCTTACACAATGGATTGGAATTATTCTGATCATTTTAGCCATTGTTATTATGAATGTAAATTTCAAGCGCAAGAACAGCTAA
- a CDS encoding peptidylprolyl isomerase, which yields MKFKFLFLFCLAVVNIQAQATKKPVAKPKPKTAATAANIAPKANPGEGIFATIATTKGDIVVSLEYVKAPVTVANFISLAEGTNPNVKVERLKGKPFYDGLKFHRVINDFMIQGGDPDGNGTGGPGYAFKDEFTEDLKFEKGGVLAMANSGPATNGSQFFITHKDTPWLNGKHTIFGHVVSGMDNVNKIVQDDIMTKITITRKGAAAKKFDALKVLAEDVKKQEAKKAESQKVITEKAAYFAATKAKATATPSGLKYVITQKGTGVKGAEGSNIYFHYAGYFEDGNLFDSSIANVAKAYGKYDANRDAQKGYKAFPFVVGKKDGMIPGFIEALDMMTDGEKAIFFLPSNLAYGEKGAGGVIPPNATLIFEIETYKEQPVK from the coding sequence ATGAAGTTTAAATTTCTATTTTTATTTTGCCTGGCAGTTGTAAATATTCAGGCTCAGGCTACTAAAAAACCAGTCGCCAAACCAAAGCCAAAAACAGCAGCGACAGCAGCAAATATAGCTCCTAAAGCCAATCCTGGCGAGGGTATTTTTGCTACAATAGCTACTACAAAAGGAGATATTGTGGTTTCTTTAGAATATGTAAAAGCCCCGGTAACTGTGGCTAACTTTATCTCGCTGGCAGAAGGAACAAACCCTAACGTTAAGGTGGAAAGACTTAAAGGAAAACCTTTTTACGACGGATTGAAATTTCACCGAGTAATCAATGATTTCATGATTCAGGGTGGAGATCCTGACGGAAACGGTACAGGTGGTCCGGGATATGCCTTTAAAGATGAATTTACAGAAGATTTAAAATTTGAAAAAGGCGGAGTTCTGGCAATGGCTAATTCTGGTCCTGCTACAAACGGAAGTCAGTTTTTCATCACACATAAAGATACACCATGGTTAAATGGTAAACATACTATTTTTGGTCATGTGGTTTCAGGAATGGACAATGTAAATAAAATTGTTCAGGACGATATCATGACAAAAATTACCATCACACGCAAAGGTGCTGCAGCCAAAAAATTCGATGCTCTAAAAGTACTTGCCGAAGATGTAAAAAAACAAGAGGCTAAAAAAGCAGAATCTCAAAAAGTAATCACTGAAAAAGCAGCTTATTTTGCAGCTACAAAAGCAAAAGCTACTGCAACTCCTTCCGGTTTAAAATATGTGATTACGCAAAAAGGAACAGGTGTTAAAGGTGCTGAAGGGTCTAACATTTACTTCCACTATGCCGGATATTTTGAAGATGGAAATCTTTTTGACAGTAGTATCGCCAATGTAGCAAAAGCTTATGGTAAATATGATGCCAACCGTGATGCTCAAAAAGGATACAAAGCTTTCCCTTTTGTTGTAGGGAAAAAAGACGGAATGATTCCTGGTTTCATAGAAGCTCTAGACATGATGACGGATGGAGAAAAAGCCATATTCTTTCTTCCTTCTAATTTAGCTTATGGAGAAAAAGGTGCAGGAGGTGTAATTCCGCCAAACGCTACTTTAATCTTTGAAATCGAAACTTATAAAGAGCAGCCAGTAAAGTAA
- a CDS encoding peptidylprolyl isomerase: MKKSILLVLLAVSSLFSCKDEHSNLPDGLYADIETNKGHIIVELDYKKAPVTVANFVTLAEGKSEFVTKDYLKGKPFYDGLKFHRVIENFMIQTGDPEGTGSGDAGYRFKDEITDLKFDKAGVLAMANNGPATNSSQFFITHVETPWLDGKHTIFGHVVEKGQEVVNQIKQDDKIVSVKIIRNGEAAKKFDAVKVFHDYFSEIAKEKGKYAGVQKEKVAYLASIKPKATKTNSGLEFVITEKGTGKKPATGAQLYINYSGFLEDGTLFDSSVEEVNKAFGKFDAARAEAHGYQPIPFQAGRKDGMIPGFIEGIEQLSFGDKAVLFIPAHLAYGATGAGGVIPPNANIIFEVQLLEKPQ; this comes from the coding sequence ATGAAAAAAAGTATTCTACTAGTATTACTTGCCGTTAGTTCATTATTCTCTTGTAAAGACGAACACAGCAACCTGCCTGATGGTTTATATGCGGATATTGAAACCAATAAAGGGCACATTATTGTTGAATTGGATTATAAAAAAGCACCGGTTACGGTTGCCAACTTCGTAACCTTAGCCGAAGGCAAAAGCGAGTTTGTTACTAAAGATTATCTAAAAGGAAAACCTTTTTACGACGGATTGAAATTCCACAGGGTTATTGAAAATTTCATGATTCAGACCGGAGATCCGGAAGGAACCGGTTCAGGTGATGCAGGATACCGATTTAAAGATGAAATTACAGATTTAAAATTTGATAAAGCAGGTGTTTTGGCAATGGCAAACAATGGCCCTGCTACAAACAGCAGTCAGTTTTTCATCACACATGTTGAAACTCCATGGTTAGACGGAAAACACACTATTTTCGGTCATGTGGTTGAAAAAGGACAGGAAGTGGTGAATCAAATCAAACAGGACGACAAAATTGTTTCGGTAAAAATCATCAGAAATGGTGAAGCTGCCAAAAAATTTGATGCTGTAAAAGTATTTCACGATTATTTCTCTGAAATTGCTAAAGAAAAAGGGAAATACGCAGGTGTACAAAAAGAAAAAGTAGCTTATTTAGCCTCTATCAAACCTAAAGCGACCAAAACCAATTCAGGTTTAGAATTTGTAATTACTGAAAAAGGAACAGGTAAAAAACCGGCTACAGGAGCTCAATTGTACATCAATTATTCAGGTTTCTTAGAAGACGGAACTTTGTTTGATTCAAGCGTAGAAGAAGTAAATAAAGCTTTCGGAAAATTTGATGCTGCAAGAGCTGAAGCACACGGATATCAGCCAATTCCTTTCCAGGCAGGTCGTAAAGACGGAATGATTCCTGGTTTTATTGAAGGAATTGAGCAATTATCATTCGGAGACAAAGCTGTACTTTTTATTCCTGCACATTTAGCTTATGGAGCAACTGGTGCTGGCGGAGTAATTCCACCAAATGCTAATATTATTTTCGAAGTTCAATTATTAGAAAAACCACAATAA
- the gldI gene encoding gliding motility-associated peptidyl-prolyl isomerase GldI, with the protein MNYLKRSSCALLFAVLLVGCKQHEDARRPISQASGTFMKKSADRNKKLVANEEDVIKKIIKSNPKTKYYATRKGYWLYYDERNETDLQTPKKGDIAYFNLEVKDINGKIIYSEADLGPQTYYVDKQDIMMGLRDGIKMMHKNETVTFLFPSHIAYGYHGDNKKIGPNQSLMCTVTLRNFVPDPAAIPTATAAQTPKATVPKTVVQTKKDTLNP; encoded by the coding sequence ATGAACTACTTAAAACGAAGCAGTTGCGCCCTACTTTTTGCTGTTTTATTGGTTGGCTGTAAACAACACGAAGATGCCAGAAGACCTATTTCTCAGGCTTCCGGTACTTTTATGAAGAAATCAGCCGATCGAAATAAAAAATTAGTAGCCAATGAAGAGGATGTTATCAAAAAAATAATCAAAAGCAATCCGAAAACAAAATACTACGCCACTCGTAAAGGATACTGGCTGTATTATGACGAACGAAATGAAACTGATCTCCAGACTCCTAAAAAAGGGGATATCGCTTATTTTAATCTGGAAGTAAAAGACATCAATGGCAAAATAATCTATTCTGAAGCCGATCTTGGTCCGCAAACCTATTATGTAGACAAGCAAGACATCATGATGGGATTACGTGACGGTATAAAAATGATGCACAAAAATGAAACCGTGACCTTCTTATTCCCTTCGCATATCGCTTACGGATATCACGGAGACAATAAAAAAATAGGACCAAATCAGTCCTTAATGTGCACGGTTACCCTTCGCAACTTTGTACCGGATCCAGCTGCCATTCCAACAGCTACAGCTGCACAAACCCCTAAAGCAACAGTGCCTAAAACTGTAGTTCAAACTAAAAAAGATACCTTAAACCCGTAA